DNA from Ignavibacteriales bacterium:
AGATCGTAAACAGGGTTGGGATTATGCAAAGTCTAAATGCAACTCTGGTTGATAAACTTAGTTTTTTAGATTATCCGCAGTTATACATTATAATTGTTACAAGGGCTTTTATAATTTTGTTTACGATATTTGTCATTCCCGATTTTATAAATAAAAGCGAATTTTTTTGGATGGCGATTGGAATATTTTCTGTTTATGGCTTGATAAAAGAAGTTGCGCAAACATATTCCCAGTTTATAGTTGTATATAAAGTTGCAAAAATTTTATTGTTCGCATACTTTGGATCAGGGATTGGAAATGTTATCTCACATGCAGGTAGAATGGTTTACTATAGGTTTAGTTACTACTTTAATGTTCAGTTTTTATATGATCAATTGTCGATTGGAAATACTATGATTTTATTGGGAGCCGTTGCTGGCGTTGGCTTTCTGATCATTACAAACAAGTTTACAGATGAGTTTAAGGTTAAAGATATTAATAATGAAGAAAAAATATAATCGACAAATATCCTTTAAATTTCTTGAAGCAGCTTAGTAAAATAATTTTTAATTGAGATGACCGATCTTGCCAGAGTATTTTCCTTGCTTAGAAATATCGCATACTTTGAGCCTTTGGGAAAATATTTCCAATGAATTCTGGAATACATATTTGCACATTTTTTTGTATGATTAATCATGCACTCAATTGGATCCGGCTCGCTATTATTGATTAAATATAATTCGATTTCCCAAATAACCTCAGTAAATATTTCTTTTTGTTTTTCAGACTCATCATTTACATTTATCAAAAACTCAACAATAAAATTTTTGCTTTCACTAATACCAATTCTCGCAACGGGTGAAGGATTATTTCCATACTTTAGTTCAAAGTACCGATTACCCAAATCAACTTTTCCGGTAAACCATTGCCAGGAATCTGTGTTCATACTAGATCTTCGGATTTATGAATGGATGCGCTTCTGTGATAAATATATTTATATGTAAATTTATAATATCTGCAGAAGCAAAGATTAAGTAAAGACACATCAAATTCAACAGTCTCTACTTTAATTGATTGCTGCAAATATTATTCATTAATTGATGAATATTGAGGTTGAGAATACCAGAATTATTTTCATTGACTTGAGTTCTAAGTTTTATGATTCCTTTACTCATTGAGGTAGAAATTCAAAGCGATTAAAAATCTTGTATTCTAAAGTTGAAGAAGAATAAGATTATTTAAAATCGAAAATCTATTTGCGCAAAAGGAAGAAACATACTTGTATTTTCGAGATCATCAGCTGACATCATGTGAAAGTATCTGACTCCAATTAATAGATTGTGATTTTCTCCAAGCGCAATATTAACCCCCGGAGTTAATGAGAGAATACTTATCGTACTTTTTAAAGTAATCTCATCGTCTACTATAAATAGATGTGCTTTACTACCAACCTCAATATTAAAAAGGTCTTGAGACACATAGCCTATTTGAAAGACAGGATTAACAAACCAATCTTTATGTGTGGAATTATAAGTAAGGGAAAAGAAAGGATTAAAGTAGCCATCTTCCTTATCAACAAGAGCGATGTAATTAAAATCGAGGTTAAATGGCAGAAACTCGGCTTCAGCATAATAATATCCCCTTATATGCATGGTTTGATATTTTAAACCTGCATCAAATCGAATGGCATTTAGAGAATCGCCACCGACAAATCCCAACCCAACATTACCCCCAATAAGAACATCTTTAAACCTTTCTGAAAAATCAAACCCACCAAAGAGAGCAAAATTTTTTCCAAGCTTAAAATCTGCATCAACATTAAAATCGAATTTTGAAACATCCCAGCCTAAATTTTTTCCAGCATATAAACTATCAGTGTAAATGTTCTTATTTCTTCTGCTAACACTACCATTTATATGCTGCTGAGTTGTTCCAGAGACACGAATGGAAATGCTTGCTTTATCATTATCTAAAGATTTGGTGGTATGAATTGGTATTTGAGATGCAGGTCCATCTATATCAGCCCGAAGGAGATAAGCTTCTTTAATTGAACAGCCGTTAGATAAAATGAATAAACAAACGGCATAAACAGACAAGATTATATTTTTCATCTCACGTCTCCTTAAATTTCAATTACACCCTACAACTCCTATAGAAAAATGATCAAACATATTTCATAAAGATATTTTTAACAAACCCGATTTCTAAAAAAATCGGGTTTGTTAAATGGTCATTACTTTAAAAATAACATTTTCTTTGTCTGAACAAAATTGTTTGTCCTTAAAGTGTAAATATAAATTCCACTTGCAAATGAAGATGCATCAAAGTTAGCTGAGTAATTACCCGGAGCCATCTCCTGGTTGACTAAATTTGCAACCTCATTCCCAAGTATATCATAAACCTTTAACTCTACATTTCCTGCTTTAGGAATAGAGTAATTAATTGTTGTTGTTGGATTAAATGGATTGGGATAATTCTGTTCAAGTGCAAATTCAACAGGAGTAGTTAATATTTCTTCGTCTCCTTCTTTAGAAAGTAGACATCGGTTATACATTACAATAGCACCATGAATACTTTGCGGATTGAGATTATCATAAACAATATTGTCTTCATTATCCTTATCATAGATTACAATTCTCAATTTATCAGGCGAGTTTTTTGCGATTAGTAAAAATCCAAAGTTACCTTGATTATTTATTTTACCGGTACCTGTTAGAGTTGCAGTATCATTATTAATTAAAAGCCAGTTACACTCATTGCTTTTGAATGTTAAATTTCCTTTTGGATATCGTATTGTTACTTTACCAACAGGGTCAAACATTAAACCGCGATCCAGCATATGAAATTCAAAAAATAACTTATCACAGAAGAATTTATTTGCAGCGTACGAACCCGCATTTGAGTTCATCCATCCTGCGCCAATTACCGTACTTCTTGCCAACTGGTTGCCAACATTTAAAATCCTTCCAAGTGTTTTAGGCTGGATGAAATTATCATGAGTCATTACATATTGATAAAGTGCCTGAAACTCAGTAATGCCATCGAGTATTGTGATATTGGAAGGTGTGATTCCAATGTAATCTAGAATACCTAAAACCATTTCATTGGTTGTTACAGAATAAGTTGCTTCCGGATCAATCGGTATTCCGTTTATTTTAACTGATACCAATCTTTCTTCAGCAGATTTTGTTCCATCGTAAGTATATTCCATACCGGAAACTTGTATTAAGAATTCATCATTTAACTCAATTTCAGAAAGTCCGAATGCAAGTCCTGTTAGAATATCCATTCCTGTTAAATCAAAAGTTGCTAGCTGGAATCCTAATGTATTAACAAGATTAAAACCATAACCATTTGCTCTGAAAAGATCACCTGGTGTAAACGTATCTTCCCATAAAGGAAGAGCGATTGATCCGCCTGCCTGCAGTGCAATATTAGTGGATGTGTAGGAACGAAAAGCATCTGCAACCAAATTACCCATAGGCGTATCGTGTGCACCAAGTGCTAAAAGATTTTTTGCTTCCTCTTCAAAGAATGAACTTGCATAACCAACTGGTTGAGTGAAGAAAGGTGTTCCATAGAATGTTTCTATATCAGTTATCATACCGTCGACGATAGCCTGTACCGTTGGTTCCTGGGGAATATTTGTGTCAATCGGAATTAGTTGATAATCTAATAGCTGAACATTTGCTCCATCATAAACTAATTTCATCTTACCTGCATCCAAATAATTTGAGCGTGCCTGAACAATCCAGGTTGTTCCTCCCATTGGATCAGTCATTGTTATCGGCTGTTCATATTTGTAATGATCATGTCCGCCAACTATTACATCAATTCCTGGGACGTAACTAACAATTAACTGATCAAGATCAACACCAAGATGGGAAAGGAAAATTACAACATCACAATTTTCTACACTGCGTAAAGTGCCAACCATTGTTGCAGCAATAGTAACAATATCATCACTGACAACTGCCGGTGCAGGATTGGAAAATACAGCCGTTGTAGGAGTTGTTAATCCGAAAATACCAACTTTCAAATCTCCGAATTCTTTTACTGTATAAGGACCAACATAATCCTGCAACCCGGAAATTGTTGGATCAGAAAAATCAATATTAGCAGTTAAGATTGGAAAAGCATCCATTACAACAGGGAAAACATATTGCAATGAACCTAACAATACTTCTGGTCCCAGATCAAATTCATGATTACCAAGTGTCATTGCATCAAGCCCAAGCGCACTTAGAATCTGCAGCTCCGGTACCTGAAAGAATTTATTAAAAAAAACATCCCCAATTGAAATATCACCAGCGTGAAGAAATAGAACGTTTGGTTCTATCATTTTAGTCATTCCAACTAAAGTGGCAACTCTGGAGACTCCACCTAAAGTACCTTTAAGATTTGCATCTCTTGGTCCTATTGCTTCAAGAGTTGAATGTGAATCGTTGACGTGAAGGATCGTCAAAGTATCTGGTTGTGAAAAAATTATTGAAGCAAAAAGTAGGAAAGCAGTAAAAGTATAAAGTAGGGTTTTCATTTTAGAACTCCTTTTATTTGTTAAGCTTAAATAATTACGATAGTAATTTGGTCTTAACTCTAAAAAGAGTTGTCATGAAATTGTCAAAATTAATATCTGGTGAATTCTAAACTGAGTTTCCTCGACTGCCACAGTATGCTGTGATAAATTGGGGGACCACTTCGTGGATTATCGTGCGTTCCTAATCTGTTAGTCTTTGGCTGAGTGCATTTAGCAGCAAACTTTTTCTTAACACTGCACTAAATAAACCAATCCCAAAAACTTAAAAGCTAATTTTTTTATTCCATATTGCTTTTATTGAATATTCATCATTTACAATTGAACATTATTCCAAACTTGCTTGATAACCCCGATTCCAGCATTCAACCTTATAATTTCAATTTATAATTCATTGTCGTTATTACTTCGTAGCTTCTAATGAAAACCTGATAGGATACCAAGTACTAATGCTGTTCCAAGGTATCCAAGTAGCATTACTCCACCGATAGTATGGATTATACTAAAATCTTCCATTTGAAATGATTCGACTTGGTCGACAGCAATACTTCCTTCAAATTCTTTATCAGGGACCCCCTCATAATTACTAATTATGGCTCCTTTTCCGACTATAGAATCAGTTCGTACAATATAGCTATTTATCAGAAATAAGATCTTTTCCCCTGAATTTGTTTTTATTTGCACATTCTCATTTCCTGCTCTTTCAAAAAACTCATCTTTTTGTAATTCCTGCATTGAATAACAGCCTGTAAATTGTAATAATAAACAGGTGATTAATATTTTTACAGTATATTTTTTCATAACCGCTCCCGTTTTTTATTCGAACTTAATTTATCATTGCTCCAAAGTTGTCATGAACTTGTCAAAAGATAGGCGGGGATTAGTTCCTGATTAAAAAATATGTCCAAAGTTGAAATATATTCCCGTCGTTTCCTCTCCAAATCCAACATCAAAACGTACAATAAAATTATCCATATAAAAACGCAAACCAATTACAGGATTAATAACCCAGTCTGGTGTGGACTCGCTGTTGCCAATATCAACACCGGCAATTCCTCCGAATCGACGCCAAATTGGAAAACGAAATTCAGAATTGATTAAAACCGTTGAGTTTGATAAATATCTATCCTGCGGTAAACCTCTTACTGTATTGTTGCCGCCAAGAGGAAGTTGAAGTTGATAGTTTACATCTGAAATGGTTTGAAGAATAATTCTGTTAGCCCAAGCATAATTTGGTTTAAACAGAGTTAAATAAAATTGCGATAAAATACCGACTTTATAAAAAGTGTTTCCTTGTTTTAATAAATTAGGAGCATATTCATTATCTATTTCAAGAACAAATCCATTGAGCGGATTGATAAAATTTGTTCTTGTATCCCATCTGAAATTAAAAATAAAAGAAACATATTTAACATCAGTTGGAAATCTGTACTGAAGCGAACCAGTTGAATCAAAGTTATAACAACTAATACTTTTAAATCTCGCACCAAATTCTGCTACAAAATCCTTTGCAAAGCCACGGCTTAACAATGCGGTCAGTTCAATAGGTTCGCGGATATAGTTTTCGCTTCCATTTGTTTGAGTCCCCGTTTGATAATTGTAATAAGCCGAATAGAATTTATAGCTAATCCATTTGTCGTAATCAAAAGTCAAATCAAAAGCGATTGGATATTTTGTTCCCTGCCGTCTTTGTATATCCGGAGATGAAAATACAAATCTATACCATCTTTCTCCTTTAGTGCTGTTATAAAGAGTTAAATCAAAACTCTCTTTACCGCCTAAAAGATTATAAAGAAATCCTTTCCCGCCATAGCCAAACCCGGCATCGGAATCATAATTGATTATAGGAAAAACTTCCCACTCACTTGCCCTTTGAGATAAAGAATCGGTTTGTGCATTTGCATGCACATCCCAAAATAGAGAGGTAAGAGAAACAAAAATTAAAACATTATTCTTTAGTAACATTTTATTGTCTTTTAATAATTCTTGTTATTCCTGTTTGGTTATACTTTTTAAGAAGATTGGATAACACTTCTTGATTCATTCCTTCAGGATAACGGGAATACTTTTTAAGATTATCAATTTCTGAAATTGGCAGTTCCTTAGTCCATTGAGGGGTTTCACCTTCATAAGTAGCAAACAGGATCGCTGTTATTGCAGCTGGAATAGCGCAAACTAAACCTACTGCCAAAGCGCCGGATCCTCCTTCAGAATAAGAAGCTGCTGCTCCAAACATTAACGCAGCAGGAATCACTTGAAAAAGTAATACCGAACTTCCCCAGCCACTTCCATCATAGCCTTGAATAGTAATTGATTTAATTTCTTGTATAGGTTCAAAAAATAGATTCGGAAAGTCTAATGGATTAACAGGCATTGTAGCAAAAATAATTGCTGTGTCCTGTATGCAAACAATTTCACTAACAAATTTATATCCGTCTTTAAGGGTGACTTCTGTTTTATCACCATTGGCAGATACAACATACTTTCCAGATGAACAACCAATAAATATTAGTAGTTGAGAAAAACAACATAGTATTAAGATTATCTTTTTCATTTTTCCTCCTTGAGAGAAAATTTACTGTGGAAAAACTCTCTCTCTAATAGTTCACTGTTTTCTATCCAGCTATCAGCAAGAAAGCGGAGTGTTCCTTTAACATCGTAAAGATTAAATGTGTAGAGATCGTTTTTATTGTTTATCCAACTGCCGCGTATCCATTCATTGTAATATCCTTTTGAATAGATGAGAAATGTTTGTTCGCAATTATTATTTTTTGGAATGTTATAATTAAGATAGTAGCAATCACCCGGGTCAGTTTTAAGATAATATTGATCATCATTGTTTATATAACTTAATAATGAATCAGAATCATTTCCATTGCCATCGGTTACTTCAACTGGATAAATAAGCTCAGTTGCTATCTTGATATTTGCAGATGTTGTAGTATCGAAAGCAATATAATCAATCATAAAATTATCAGGTATAAATTCTAACCGGATTAAAAGTGTATCAGAATTACTTTCAGGTAATTCTGCTGCAATATATTTCCAATTAAGGGGTCCGGCGTCTTTAAACTTTCCAAATTCTTTCCAAAAACCTTTATCAAATAATTTTATTTTAATTCCTGAAAACGCATCATATATCATTTTAAACTGAGAAGCATAAACAGAATCATTATTCATCTTATTTGTCCACTCCAATCCTGCCACTCCTTGTGAGCCAATTACAACATCGTAAAGAAGAGTTGTGCTCAACAATGTGTTCCGGTATTTCACAAGCATTTTCGTTGGTAAATTTTTATTTGATGGAACTTTAATATCGATCCAATCAAACACAGGCCCGTTTCTTAATTCATTTACTTTATCTACACCGCTCCTAAAAAAAATATTATCATCCTTTGTTAAAACATCAGTTAGATTAATTCCGTTTTTACTAACAGCAAGTGTTATTGGTGTTGGCCTTGATAAGAGTAATAATTTATTTGCTATAGATGGAAATAATTCTGTACCTATTGGATGTTCTGCAACCACAACTTCAAATTTATTTATAAAATGAGTTTCGAGAGCTTCATTGGTAATTTTCAACTTTAAAGTGTTATCCCTAATTTTTTGTTTTAGTAAATCAATATCGTTATCCTCAATCTGTCGGGAGATACATTCAGAAAATAATTCAACTTCAAGATTGTACTCTTCACCATCATAAGCATAGACTGTCGGACAGGATCCAAAACAGCACTTTGGACAGGCAATGCAATAAATGCCTAAAAAGGTTAAAGGAGCAGCTGTAAAGCTTAATAGGAAAGAAGCAAAATATCTTCCTCCACTTGTAGTTTCTTCGTAAGTAATAATTGCTGTGATGCTATCAAGCGGAAGCTTAATCTTTTTTGATTTTTGTTTTAATGAATAATTTACTTCGATAATTCCATCCCCTGAAATATGTTTATCGTAAACATTAAAACCATCCGGAAAAAGGAATATAGAATTGTCAGATTTAAATACTTTTGCCTGAATATCTACATAGTTACCCTCTTGCAGTGAACCCGGATCTATTTTTGTTGCTTGGTAAGTTGGATAACATTGATTAATTATTAACGGTAAAAGTAAAAGCGGAATAAATATTTTAGTGTATTTAGATTTCATAAAAACTCCTTTTAACGATTCTGTTATTAACATAATATTTTGATTGAAGGGAGTTGTCATGAAATTGTAAAAAGAAAGCCAGAGAACTTTTTTACGCTAAAAAATAAGTTAGTTTAACTATTTTTGAAATTTGTAACCAACTGTATAAGCCGTAATAAGATGTTTTGGATTTGCAGGATCATCTTCAATTTTCTTTCGGAGTGAAAGGATATAATTATCAACAGTACGAGTTGTTGGATATGAATCATATCCCCAGACTTCATCAAGAAATTTGTCTCTTGAAATTACTTCTGCTTCGTGATCAATAAAGTAATGAAGAATTCTATATTCAGTTGCAGAAAGTTTTACCTGATTGTTTCCCTTCGACATTTCCTGTTTTATAAAGTTTATTTTAATATCTGCAAATTCCACTTCCTCAATTTTTCCAGGCTCATAAGTAGTTCTTCGTATAAGCGATTTTATACGCGCAAGTAGTTCGCGAATGCTAAATGGCTTTGTTACATAATCATCTGCGCCTATTTCAAGCCCCATTATTTTATCAATCTCCTCTTTTCTACTGGTAACCATGATAATTGGAGTTTTTATACCATCACTTCTTAAATCTTTGCAAATCTCAATTCCATCTTTGCCGGGCAAAATTAGATCTAAAATTATTAAATCAAATTTTTTGTTGTGAGCAAGCTCAAAACCAATTATGCCTGTATCAGCTTCAGATGTAGAATAACCTTCATTCGTAAGGCTTTCGTTAATTCCAGTTCTTATAGCTGGGTCATCTTCAATAATTAGAATTTTCTTCATCATCTGCTCCGTCATTATTTGATAAAGTCGGAAAACAAAGAGTAATAACGCTTCCAATGCCTATTGAGCTATCTATTAATGTTTTACCTTTGTGTTCGTCCATAATATGTTTTACAATAGGAAGTCCCAATCCCGTGCCGCCTATTTTTTTTGTTTTTGCATTATCAGACCTAAAGAAAGGATCAAATATCTTTTCAAAATCTGAATGATTGATTCCTATCCCAATATCTTTAACACTAACGCAAACAAAATTGTTTTCAGGATAAGTTGAGATAGTAATTTCCTTTTTGTCTGTTGAAAACCGGATAGCATTTGAAATTATATTCTCAATAGCTTCAGTTATTGCGTCAGCATCTCCGTAAATCAGATCATTAAAATTTTCAATCTTTGTTTCAAGATTAAATCCTTTCATCTTTAACGTGTAATGCATTATTTCAATTACATCTTTAACAATTTTATTTAAGCCAATCTCGTGGAAAGAATAATTCTGCACACCTTTTTCTATCTTTGAAAAATCGAGTACATTATTTATTAAACGTTTTAATCGATCAGTTTCACCTTCAATTATTTCAAGATGACCTTTTGATTTATTTGAAAGACCACTTTCATTTCCAAGCAGCATTTCAGCGAAGATCTTGATAGAGGTTAGCGGGGTTTTTAATTCGTGTGATATATTAGATACAAACAAAGATTTATGTTGATTCAGTTCTTCAAGCTTTTCAATTTCAACCTTTCCGCGGATTAGCTGCTCCTGGAGTTTTATTCTTTCAATAGTTGAACCTGCATTTATTCCAATGTCTTTTAATAGGTCAACATCCTCAGTAGAAAACCTGGTCCCAGATTTTTTATTCCCCAATAATATAAACCCATATAGTTCTTCATTAACAGATTTTATCGGAACAACAAGATTTATTTCCCATCGGATAAGAGTGTTTTGGAAAATAGTTGAGATGTCTGCATCGTTCTCAACTTTATTTTTGATAGCTGCCGCCTGAAATCGCTTTCTTTCTAAATTTTCAGGCTTCATTCTCAAGCTTTTATTGGCTAACCGATCAAATTTCTTTTGGGATCTTATGAATAGCCGACCTGTTTGGTTATCGAGTTCGCTAAAACCAATTTTTTCAATTGGAATAAGATTATCAATTTCTCTGATTAAATATTCACCAAGTGAACTAACATCATTATAATTTTTAATCTGTGCAGTAAACCGATTTAACTCTTCTCTAAAGTTATATTGAATTCTAAAAAATTTCTTATCAACAAATTTCTGGACTTTAGTTTTAATTGGTTGAAATAGAACCGCAAGCAGTATTGCTGCTATGGCAGAAATAGTAGATTGATTTGAAGTGTGCAACGTAGCAACAAAAATTCCAACTGCAGCAGAATACAAAACGAGTAAAATCGAAATAACAATTATATATACAATACTTCTATTAATTACTTCGTCAATATCCAGTATATGATACTTGACAATTGCAATAGCGAAAGTTAAAGGTACAGCTAACTGTAAAAGAATAATTATCTTTTCCGGCAAAAGTCCTGCCCCTGTAAACTCTTGTGGCAGCACCCAAAAAGCAATAAAACTTAATGGGCCAATAATAAATCCCAG
Protein-coding regions in this window:
- a CDS encoding response regulator transcription factor, encoding MKKILIIEDDPAIRTGINESLTNEGYSTSEADTGIIGFELAHNKKFDLIILDLILPGKDGIEICKDLRSDGIKTPIIMVTSRKEEIDKIMGLEIGADDYVTKPFSIRELLARIKSLIRRTTYEPGKIEEVEFADIKINFIKQEMSKGNNQVKLSATEYRILHYFIDHEAEVISRDKFLDEVWGYDSYPTTRTVDNYILSLRKKIEDDPANPKHLITAYTVGYKFQK
- a CDS encoding BamA/TamA family outer membrane protein — translated: MLLKNNVLIFVSLTSLFWDVHANAQTDSLSQRASEWEVFPIINYDSDAGFGYGGKGFLYNLLGGKESFDLTLYNSTKGERWYRFVFSSPDIQRRQGTKYPIAFDLTFDYDKWISYKFYSAYYNYQTGTQTNGSENYIREPIELTALLSRGFAKDFVAEFGARFKSISCYNFDSTGSLQYRFPTDVKYVSFIFNFRWDTRTNFINPLNGFVLEIDNEYAPNLLKQGNTFYKVGILSQFYLTLFKPNYAWANRIILQTISDVNYQLQLPLGGNNTVRGLPQDRYLSNSTVLINSEFRFPIWRRFGGIAGVDIGNSESTPDWVINPVIGLRFYMDNFIVRFDVGFGEETTGIYFNFGHIF
- a CDS encoding HAMP domain-containing histidine kinase; this encodes MIEASAKLKYILLVDTLLLILCSAGIVSINQKAKLPFQISGQYPLNSIIITKDNPYKLSSNDKLHSIEGFIISNNENVEYITDRKNIGDIVSIKVIGISGERKLNIRLTKFYDDFYIISTSLTALLFFIIALFVLIKRSKSKAANIFHWASVGIALIMCTTWANQNTHPPILSYILQGIFHFSYVFTPALFIHFAFSFPRNNELRWRIFIYFNYVIACLLSILSTITFIYSSVINDTQSMQNYLQVFTVTRIYIAIAVIAAIIIFFITYFRENGEVERKKLKWLLLGFIIGPLSFIAFWVLPQEFTGAGLLPEKIIILLQLAVPLTFAIAIVKYHILDIDEVINRSIVYIIVISILLVLYSAAVGIFVATLHTSNQSTISAIAAILLAVLFQPIKTKVQKFVDKKFFRIQYNFREELNRFTAQIKNYNDVSSLGEYLIREIDNLIPIEKIGFSELDNQTGRLFIRSQKKFDRLANKSLRMKPENLERKRFQAAAIKNKVENDADISTIFQNTLIRWEINLVVPIKSVNEELYGFILLGNKKSGTRFSTEDVDLLKDIGINAGSTIERIKLQEQLIRGKVEIEKLEELNQHKSLFVSNISHELKTPLTSIKIFAEMLLGNESGLSNKSKGHLEIIEGETDRLKRLINNVLDFSKIEKGVQNYSFHEIGLNKIVKDVIEIMHYTLKMKGFNLETKIENFNDLIYGDADAITEAIENIISNAIRFSTDKKEITISTYPENNFVCVSVKDIGIGINHSDFEKIFDPFFRSDNAKTKKIGGTGLGLPIVKHIMDEHKGKTLIDSSIGIGSVITLCFPTLSNNDGADDEENSNY
- a CDS encoding 5'-nucleotidase C-terminal domain-containing protein, with amino-acid sequence MKTLLYTFTAFLLFASIIFSQPDTLTILHVNDSHSTLEAIGPRDANLKGTLGGVSRVATLVGMTKMIEPNVLFLHAGDISIGDVFFNKFFQVPELQILSALGLDAMTLGNHEFDLGPEVLLGSLQYVFPVVMDAFPILTANIDFSDPTISGLQDYVGPYTVKEFGDLKVGIFGLTTPTTAVFSNPAPAVVSDDIVTIAATMVGTLRSVENCDVVIFLSHLGVDLDQLIVSYVPGIDVIVGGHDHYKYEQPITMTDPMGGTTWIVQARSNYLDAGKMKLVYDGANVQLLDYQLIPIDTNIPQEPTVQAIVDGMITDIETFYGTPFFTQPVGYASSFFEEEAKNLLALGAHDTPMGNLVADAFRSYTSTNIALQAGGSIALPLWEDTFTPGDLFRANGYGFNLVNTLGFQLATFDLTGMDILTGLAFGLSEIELNDEFLIQVSGMEYTYDGTKSAEERLVSVKINGIPIDPEATYSVTTNEMVLGILDYIGITPSNITILDGITEFQALYQYVMTHDNFIQPKTLGRILNVGNQLARSTVIGAGWMNSNAGSYAANKFFCDKLFFEFHMLDRGLMFDPVGKVTIRYPKGNLTFKSNECNWLLINNDTATLTGTGKINNQGNFGFLLIAKNSPDKLRIVIYDKDNEDNIVYDNLNPQSIHGAIVMYNRCLLSKEGDEEILTTPVEFALEQNYPNPFNPTTTINYSIPKAGNVELKVYDILGNEVANLVNQEMAPGNYSANFDASSFASGIYIYTLRTNNFVQTKKMLFLK